A genomic window from Pantoea alhagi includes:
- a CDS encoding energy transducer TonB → MYALYRSRHLLSWFPALAAAGWMLWINQQVTLKVQPRYDESTMELILAEPPAPVTPAEPEPDPMPQPDPVPQPTPAPPPQPEPDPEPQPVAETQPAPPVAPPQSKPKPKAVVQPKPRPKAPLRSQPVPATKPVASSQAPSAAAPRAPAASSNAASAGALESGYLQALRRDLEQRKRYPTGRQASLERPEGSVEVWLEVDRSGRVIASGIASKTRSMLLNRAASSSLQSISQLKPFPEGAFAGQSRKRFTATFNYRAP, encoded by the coding sequence ATGTACGCGCTCTATCGCTCCCGCCATTTGCTGAGCTGGTTCCCTGCCCTTGCAGCAGCAGGATGGATGCTGTGGATTAACCAGCAGGTCACGCTGAAAGTACAGCCTCGTTATGATGAATCCACGATGGAACTGATACTGGCAGAGCCGCCTGCGCCGGTGACGCCTGCCGAGCCGGAACCGGATCCCATGCCGCAGCCTGATCCTGTGCCGCAACCCACGCCTGCGCCGCCGCCACAACCGGAGCCGGATCCCGAACCCCAGCCGGTTGCTGAAACGCAGCCAGCACCGCCGGTTGCGCCGCCGCAGTCTAAGCCAAAACCCAAAGCGGTTGTGCAGCCGAAGCCCCGTCCGAAAGCGCCACTCCGTTCACAGCCAGTACCGGCAACAAAACCGGTCGCCTCAAGCCAGGCGCCATCTGCCGCCGCGCCGCGTGCCCCTGCAGCCAGTAGCAACGCCGCCAGTGCGGGCGCGCTGGAGAGTGGCTATTTACAGGCGCTGCGCCGCGATCTGGAACAGCGTAAGCGTTATCCCACCGGACGTCAGGCTTCGCTTGAACGTCCGGAAGGCAGCGTCGAAGTCTGGCTGGAGGTGGATCGCAGCGGTCGCGTGATCGCTTCCGGCATCGCCAGCAAAACGCGCAGCATGCTACTTAACCGCGCCGCCAGCAGCAGCCTGCAAAGTATCAGCCAGCTTAAGCCTTTCCCTGAAGGCGCTTTTGCCGGACAAAGCCGTAAACGTTTTACCGCCACTTTCAACTACCGGGCCCCCTGA
- a CDS encoding ExbD/TolR family protein → MRSWNEARKNKAHIELIPMIDVMMFLLVFFVLISLNVIPAQGLKTQLPGAASAQQLKPQKKAIVTLGDNDRLQLDGQPIALQDLVDKLKQQQQSEPLTIILNSDKGVAVERLVAVMDNLRQGGFTSVSIATRKL, encoded by the coding sequence ATGCGAAGCTGGAACGAAGCCAGGAAAAATAAAGCGCATATTGAACTGATCCCGATGATCGACGTGATGATGTTTCTGCTGGTGTTCTTTGTGCTGATTAGCCTGAATGTGATACCGGCCCAGGGGCTGAAAACCCAGTTGCCCGGTGCGGCAAGCGCGCAACAGCTGAAGCCGCAGAAAAAAGCGATCGTGACGCTGGGTGATAACGATCGTTTGCAGCTGGATGGGCAACCGATCGCCCTGCAGGATCTGGTAGATAAGCTGAAACAGCAGCAGCAGAGCGAACCGCTGACCATTATCCTCAACAGCGATAAGGGCGTCGCCGTAGAACGGCTGGTCGCAGTGATGGATAACCTGCGCCAGGGCGGTTTTACCTCCGTTTCTATCGCCACACGGAAACTGTGA
- a CDS encoding PQQ-dependent sugar dehydrogenase: protein MKKLLLLAVSSALLLSGCDEQATIDPSQQMGPDPVLPKAQDFLIPPMQVPKGVAWKQGEAPEVASGLQITKVADGLMHPRQVYVLPNNDVLVVEANSPGSKPVSMPKQLVMGVVQQSSGKGGKGGNRITLLRNSSGDGVTWEKHVFLEGLHSPFGVQLVGDTLYVANADNIMRYRYEEGATRITDPGTEVTDLPGGPLNHHWTKSLLASPDGSKLYVGVGSNSNVGENGIGAEYRRAAVLEVDTATGGSRIYASGLRNPTGLQWEPQTGKLWAIVNERDEIGADLVPDYLTSVQEGGFYGWPYSYFGQHIDHRIMPQRPDLVKKAIKPDYALSSHVAPLGLMFYTGTTLPEKYHGGAFISEHGSWDRTPLNGYRVSFVAFQNGRPVGKPEPVVTGFLTDDHKEVRGLPVGLAMDKQGGVLIADDAGNTVWRVSAAR from the coding sequence ATGAAAAAATTACTCTTGCTCGCCGTCTCTTCCGCGCTGCTGTTAAGCGGCTGTGATGAACAGGCTACCATCGATCCCAGCCAGCAAATGGGTCCCGATCCGGTATTGCCGAAGGCGCAGGATTTTCTGATACCGCCAATGCAGGTGCCAAAAGGGGTTGCCTGGAAGCAGGGCGAAGCGCCTGAGGTCGCCAGCGGTCTGCAAATTACCAAAGTGGCGGATGGTCTGATGCACCCACGCCAGGTTTACGTACTGCCTAATAATGATGTGCTGGTGGTTGAAGCCAACAGTCCCGGCTCGAAGCCAGTAAGTATGCCGAAACAGCTGGTAATGGGAGTGGTGCAGCAATCGTCCGGAAAAGGCGGGAAGGGCGGCAACCGCATCACGCTGCTGCGCAATTCCAGCGGCGACGGCGTGACCTGGGAAAAACATGTTTTTCTTGAGGGGCTGCATTCGCCGTTTGGCGTACAGCTGGTGGGCGATACGCTCTATGTGGCTAATGCCGACAATATTATGCGCTATCGCTATGAAGAGGGTGCGACACGCATTACCGATCCCGGCACCGAGGTGACCGATCTGCCTGGTGGGCCGCTTAATCATCACTGGACCAAGTCGCTGTTAGCCAGTCCGGATGGCAGCAAGCTGTATGTGGGCGTCGGCTCCAACAGTAATGTTGGCGAGAATGGGATCGGCGCAGAGTATCGTCGGGCGGCGGTGCTGGAAGTGGATACCGCTACCGGCGGCAGCCGTATCTATGCCAGCGGCCTGCGTAACCCCACCGGGCTACAGTGGGAACCACAAACCGGCAAACTGTGGGCGATCGTTAACGAGCGTGACGAGATCGGTGCCGATCTGGTGCCTGACTATCTGACTTCAGTACAGGAAGGCGGCTTTTATGGCTGGCCTTACAGCTATTTTGGTCAGCATATCGATCACCGCATTATGCCGCAGCGCCCCGATCTGGTGAAAAAAGCGATTAAGCCGGACTATGCCTTAAGCTCGCACGTGGCGCCGCTGGGTCTGATGTTTTATACCGGCACTACTCTGCCGGAAAAATATCATGGCGGCGCCTTTATCAGCGAGCACGGCAGCTGGGATCGGACACCGCTGAACGGCTATCGCGTATCGTTTGTCGCTTTCCAGAATGGCCGTCCGGTTGGCAAGCCGGAGCCGGTGGTCACCGGTTTTCTGACGGACGATCATAAGGAAGTACGCGGCCTGCCGGTGGGCCTGGCAATGGATAAGCAGGGCGGCGTGCTGATTGCGGATGATGCCGGGAATACTGTCTGGCGGGTTAGCGCGGCACGGTAA
- a CDS encoding LuxR family transcriptional regulator yields the protein MSLFFSENQAIIDTVQHYFDSELNQLGDLKYAYMVLNKKNPADMVIISNYPKEWVEIYKENNYQQIDPVVIASFTRISPFSWDENITINSELNFSKIFNLSKNYKIVNGHTFVLHDYYNNLALLSILMNENHVHETEEIVAQHQEQLQMLLIKAHDKVISLYKEMDDNAASKKQVSKDIFSPRENEILYWASVGKTYQEIALILDIKVSTVKFHIGNVVKKLGVMNAKHAIRMGIELQLIKPAAG from the coding sequence ATGTCACTATTTTTTTCAGAAAATCAGGCGATCATCGACACCGTACAGCACTATTTCGATAGCGAATTAAACCAGCTTGGCGATTTAAAATATGCTTATATGGTTTTAAATAAAAAGAATCCAGCTGACATGGTGATTATTTCCAACTACCCGAAAGAATGGGTGGAAATTTATAAAGAAAATAATTATCAGCAAATTGATCCTGTGGTTATTGCATCCTTTACGCGTATTTCGCCTTTTTCATGGGACGAGAATATCACTATCAATAGCGAGCTAAACTTTTCCAAGATTTTCAATCTATCTAAAAATTATAAAATCGTTAACGGTCATACATTTGTTTTACATGATTATTACAATAATCTTGCCTTACTTTCTATTTTAATGAATGAAAATCATGTTCATGAAACCGAAGAGATTGTTGCGCAGCATCAGGAACAGTTACAGATGTTATTGATCAAAGCGCATGACAAGGTCATCTCGCTCTATAAAGAGATGGATGATAACGCTGCCAGTAAAAAACAGGTGAGTAAAGATATCTTCTCACCGCGTGAAAATGAAATTCTTTACTGGGCCAGCGTTGGGAAAACTTACCAGGAAATAGCGCTTATCCTGGATATCAAAGTAAGCACCGTAAAATTCCACATTGGCAATGTTGTCAAAAAGCTGGGCGTGATGAACGCAAAACATGCCATCAGGATGGGTATTGAACTACAGCTAATTAAACCTGCCGCAGGTTAG
- a CDS encoding siderophore-interacting protein codes for MSAEIFTQEWPLPTRRKNELKLRQLRVLHKTQIGSFYRICFTGDDLQGFNSHSFDDHIKLFFPDAENGELLLPEISDQGVVWPEGKRPQSRDYTPLTWDAAANTLTIDFFIHPGGLASGWAEKAQPGDPLVIGGPRGSFCMPLDYVFQLYLCDESSLPALNRRLTEIQAAQPDAEIHVMIMADETQSRAYLPSLAGVTCHFLPAGDVDAARYALRQLTIPQQGYFLWLTGEGARVKALLDDLIGERQINENYLRGVAYWHQK; via the coding sequence ATGAGCGCAGAGATCTTTACCCAGGAATGGCCCCTTCCCACACGCAGAAAAAATGAGCTAAAACTGCGGCAGCTGCGTGTACTGCACAAAACACAGATTGGCAGTTTCTACCGTATTTGCTTCACCGGCGACGACCTGCAGGGCTTTAATTCCCACAGCTTCGATGATCACATCAAACTCTTTTTCCCTGATGCAGAAAACGGCGAGCTGCTGCTGCCGGAAATCAGCGATCAGGGCGTGGTATGGCCGGAAGGCAAACGTCCGCAGTCGCGCGACTATACGCCGCTGACCTGGGATGCAGCAGCCAATACGCTGACCATCGATTTCTTTATCCATCCTGGCGGTCTCGCCAGCGGCTGGGCGGAAAAAGCGCAGCCCGGCGATCCGCTGGTGATTGGCGGCCCGCGTGGTTCTTTCTGTATGCCGCTGGACTATGTGTTTCAGCTCTATCTGTGTGATGAATCCAGCCTGCCCGCGTTAAATCGACGCCTGACGGAGATTCAGGCAGCACAGCCAGATGCGGAGATCCACGTCATGATTATGGCGGATGAAACGCAGAGCAGAGCTTACCTGCCCTCGCTGGCGGGCGTGACCTGTCACTTTCTGCCCGCAGGCGATGTTGATGCCGCACGGTATGCGCTACGGCAGCTGACGATCCCGCAGCAGGGATATTTTCTCTGGCTCACCGGCGAAGGCGCCCGGGTAAAAGCGCTGCTTGATGACCTGATCGGGGAGCGTCAGATAAATGAAAACTATCTGCGCGGCGTGGCTTACTGGCATCAGAAGTGA
- a CDS encoding NADH:flavin oxidoreductase/NADH oxidase — protein MSGLFSPFSLKDVTLRNRIAVPPMCQYTATDGLSNDWHRVHYSGLARGGAGLVIVEATAVAPEGRITPGCLGIWNDEQAEKLAQIARDIKAAGAVPGIQIAHAGRKASANRPWEGDDHIAADDGRGWETIAPSAVAFGANLPQVPKAMTLDDIARVREDFATAARRARDAGFEWLELHFAHGYLAQSFFSVQANQRQDQYGGDLAGRSRFMLETLEAVRHVWPENLPLTARFGVIEYDGRDEETLAESIEVTRQMRANGLDLLSVSIGFSTPDGNIPWGPAFLAPIAERVRREAQIPVASAWGIDAPAIANRTVEEQQLDLVMVGRAHLADPHWPYKAALALKQDKAAWVLPAPYAHWLERYRTSE, from the coding sequence ATGTCAGGTTTATTTTCACCGTTTTCTTTGAAAGACGTGACGCTGCGTAACCGCATTGCGGTACCGCCCATGTGTCAGTACACCGCCACCGACGGCCTGAGCAATGACTGGCACCGCGTGCACTACAGCGGACTGGCGCGCGGCGGCGCGGGTCTGGTGATCGTTGAGGCAACGGCGGTAGCGCCGGAAGGCCGTATCACCCCCGGCTGTCTGGGTATCTGGAACGACGAGCAGGCGGAGAAACTGGCGCAGATCGCCCGTGATATTAAAGCGGCAGGTGCCGTACCGGGCATTCAGATCGCACACGCCGGACGTAAAGCAAGCGCCAACCGTCCTTGGGAAGGCGATGACCATATCGCCGCCGATGACGGACGCGGCTGGGAAACCATCGCGCCTTCCGCCGTTGCCTTTGGCGCTAACCTGCCGCAGGTACCGAAAGCGATGACGCTGGACGATATTGCCCGCGTACGTGAAGATTTCGCCACTGCCGCCCGTCGCGCTCGCGATGCTGGCTTTGAATGGCTGGAGCTGCACTTTGCGCACGGTTATCTGGCGCAGAGCTTCTTTTCAGTACAGGCTAACCAGCGTCAGGATCAGTATGGCGGCGACCTTGCAGGCCGCAGCCGCTTTATGCTGGAAACCCTGGAAGCAGTGCGTCACGTGTGGCCGGAGAACCTGCCGCTGACCGCGCGTTTCGGCGTGATTGAGTATGACGGTCGCGATGAAGAGACGTTAGCGGAGTCGATCGAGGTAACGCGTCAGATGCGTGCCAACGGTCTGGATCTGCTGAGCGTCAGCATCGGCTTCTCTACGCCGGATGGCAATATCCCGTGGGGCCCGGCTTTCCTGGCACCGATCGCTGAACGCGTACGTCGCGAAGCGCAGATCCCGGTCGCTTCCGCCTGGGGCATTGATGCACCGGCGATTGCCAACCGTACCGTTGAAGAGCAGCAGCTGGATCTGGTTATGGTGGGCCGCGCTCATCTGGCAGATCCGCACTGGCCTTATAAGGCAGCGCTGGCGCTGAAGCAGGATAAAGCGGCCTGGGTGCTGCCTGCGCCATACGCTCACTGGCTGGAACGTTATCGCACCAGCGAGTAA
- a CDS encoding ornithine decarboxylase yields MTPLKIAASAALVPSLPVGREIVALDKTDFTDVAAVVVSVADARSGMLGLLRHTGFTFPVFVAAMQASETADLPQVTGVLDGSAESLTQLKQAADNYEATLLPPFFDTLTKYVAMNNSTFACPGHQGGAFFRKHPAGRQFYEFYGENLFRSDMCNADVRLGDLLIHEGSAKDAQKFAAKVFNADKTYFVLNGTSSANKVVTNALLTRGDLVLFDRNNHKSNHHGALIQAGATPVYLEAARNPFGFIGGIDARCFDEAYLREQLRHVAPQRAEEARPFRLAIIQLGTYDGTVYNARQVIDRIGHLCDYILFDSAWVGYEQFIPVMEACSPLLLELNENDPGIFVTQSVHKQQAGFSQTSQIHKKDNHIRGQRRFCSHKRLNNAFMLHASTSPFYPLFAALDVNAKMHQGAAGRRLWHECVTLGIETRKAILSHCSLIRPFIPESVDGQPWQAAPGEQIALDARYFSFAPDEKWHGFAGYAPGQYLIDPCKLLLTTPGIDAASGEYSSFGIPATILANYLRENGIVPEKSDLNSILFLLTPAESAEKMAQLVAMLVRFEQHIREDSLMSEVLPVLYSKHADRYRGYRLRRLCQEMHDLYVSYGVKDLQKAMFRQASLPQVKMNAQDANQAFIRGNVELVPVAQAEGLIAAEGALPYPPGVLCVVPGEVWGGAALRYFLALEAGINLLPGFSPELQGVYTETDSEGVKRLYGYIITE; encoded by the coding sequence ATGACACCATTAAAAATAGCTGCCAGCGCCGCGCTGGTACCATCACTTCCTGTTGGACGAGAGATCGTTGCGCTCGATAAGACAGACTTTACTGATGTAGCGGCGGTCGTCGTTTCTGTTGCGGACGCGCGCAGCGGCATGTTGGGGTTATTACGCCATACCGGCTTTACGTTTCCGGTATTTGTGGCAGCGATGCAGGCCAGCGAAACGGCGGATCTGCCACAGGTAACAGGCGTGCTGGACGGCAGCGCTGAGTCACTGACACAGCTGAAGCAGGCTGCGGATAACTATGAAGCGACGCTGCTGCCGCCGTTCTTCGATACCCTGACAAAATATGTCGCCATGAATAATAGTACTTTCGCCTGTCCGGGCCATCAGGGCGGTGCCTTTTTCCGTAAACATCCGGCGGGGCGTCAGTTTTATGAGTTTTATGGCGAAAATCTGTTTCGCTCGGATATGTGCAATGCGGATGTCAGACTGGGCGATCTGTTGATTCACGAAGGTTCGGCGAAAGATGCCCAAAAATTTGCCGCCAAAGTTTTTAACGCGGATAAGACCTACTTTGTGCTGAACGGCACCTCCAGCGCCAACAAAGTGGTTACCAATGCGCTGCTAACGCGTGGCGATCTGGTGTTGTTCGATCGTAATAACCATAAGTCTAATCATCATGGCGCGCTGATTCAGGCGGGCGCGACGCCGGTTTATCTGGAAGCGGCACGTAATCCTTTTGGTTTTATTGGCGGTATCGACGCGCGCTGTTTTGATGAGGCATATTTGCGTGAACAGCTGCGCCACGTTGCACCGCAGCGCGCCGAAGAGGCAAGGCCGTTTCGCCTGGCGATCATTCAGCTGGGTACCTATGACGGTACGGTGTACAACGCCCGTCAGGTGATCGATCGCATCGGCCACCTCTGTGATTACATTCTGTTTGATTCCGCCTGGGTGGGCTATGAGCAGTTTATTCCGGTGATGGAAGCCTGTTCGCCGCTGTTGCTTGAGCTTAATGAAAACGATCCGGGAATATTTGTTACCCAGTCGGTTCATAAGCAGCAGGCGGGGTTTTCACAAACGTCGCAGATTCATAAAAAGGATAACCATATTCGCGGACAGCGGCGCTTTTGCAGTCATAAGCGGCTGAATAATGCGTTTATGCTGCACGCCTCAACCAGCCCTTTTTATCCCTTATTCGCCGCGCTGGATGTGAACGCCAAAATGCATCAGGGCGCAGCAGGACGGCGGCTGTGGCATGAGTGCGTTACGCTGGGGATTGAAACGCGCAAGGCGATTCTGTCCCATTGCAGCCTGATCCGTCCCTTTATCCCGGAAAGTGTCGATGGCCAACCGTGGCAGGCAGCACCTGGTGAGCAAATCGCCCTTGATGCCCGTTATTTCAGCTTCGCGCCGGACGAAAAATGGCATGGATTTGCCGGCTATGCGCCGGGTCAGTATCTGATCGATCCCTGCAAGCTGTTGCTGACCACGCCCGGTATCGATGCTGCCAGCGGTGAATACAGCAGCTTTGGCATTCCGGCTACGATTCTGGCTAACTACCTGCGTGAAAACGGCATCGTGCCGGAGAAATCCGATCTGAATTCCATCCTTTTTCTGCTGACGCCTGCGGAAAGCGCGGAAAAAATGGCTCAGCTGGTGGCAATGCTGGTGCGTTTTGAACAGCACATCCGCGAAGATTCGCTGATGAGTGAGGTTTTGCCGGTGCTGTACAGTAAACATGCTGACCGCTATCGCGGCTATCGTCTGCGTCGCTTATGCCAGGAAATGCACGATTTGTATGTGAGCTATGGTGTAAAAGATTTACAGAAAGCGATGTTTCGTCAGGCCAGCTTGCCGCAGGTCAAAATGAATGCGCAGGATGCTAATCAGGCCTTTATTCGTGGGAATGTTGAACTGGTGCCTGTCGCACAGGCGGAAGGTTTAATTGCTGCAGAAGGCGCATTGCCTTATCCACCTGGCGTACTGTGCGTAGTGCCTGGCGAAGTGTGGGGCGGGGCGGCGTTGCGTTACTTTTTAGCGCTGGAAGCGGGCATAAACCTGCTGCCTGGTTTTTCACCGGAACTGCAAGGCGTGTATACCGAAACGGACAGTGAGGGAGTAAAAAGGTTATATGGATATATCATTACAGAATGA
- a CDS encoding DUF2231 domain-containing protein — MNPYATRRHSAFAVALYEFLNPVPLGFFAAAWIFDIIYFNSYNPMWTKSASWLIVFGLIIAIIPRLINLVQVWVGASWPQTSPVKIHFWANLLAIVLAIFNAFVHSRDAYAVVPAGVILSTLVVALLCLANIQLALRLRSAEGATR; from the coding sequence ATGAACCCCTATGCGACCAGACGTCACTCTGCGTTTGCAGTGGCGCTGTATGAATTTCTTAATCCTGTTCCGCTGGGCTTTTTCGCCGCCGCCTGGATTTTTGACATTATCTATTTCAATAGTTACAACCCAATGTGGACCAAAAGCGCCAGCTGGCTAATTGTGTTTGGGCTGATTATCGCCATTATTCCCCGGCTGATTAATCTGGTGCAGGTATGGGTAGGCGCTTCATGGCCGCAAACCTCGCCGGTAAAAATTCATTTTTGGGCCAATCTTCTGGCGATCGTGCTGGCGATTTTTAATGCCTTTGTTCACAGCCGCGATGCTTACGCCGTGGTGCCGGCAGGCGTGATCCTCTCTACGCTGGTGGTGGCGCTGCTCTGCCTCGCCAATATCCAACTGGCCCTGCGCCTGCGTAGTGCAGAAGGAGCGACCCGATGA
- a CDS encoding alkene reductase: MASLYQPVKIGALELKNRIVMAPLTRMRAVEARTPNEIMLKHYVQRASAGLIVTEATSISPQGVGYPHTPGIWSEEQVAGWRQITDAVHQAGGKIIIQLWHVGRVSDPIHLNGELPVAPSAIAPEGHVTLVRPQRPYVTPRALETSEIAGIVEDFRRAAENAKRAGFDGIDIHAANGYLIDQFLHDGSNQRTDQYGGPIENRTRFLLEVVDAVLQVWPADRVGVHLNLMSNAYSMSDSSPRALFSYVAEQLDARKLAFIFAREALTQAEPIGPLVREKFSGAFIANEGITREEAEKLIAEGGADAVSFGKLFIANPDLVARFAHQAPLNALDSDNLYRMEPPYERGYTDYPFLAD; this comes from the coding sequence ATGGCAAGCTTGTACCAGCCGGTAAAAATCGGCGCGCTGGAATTAAAAAATCGTATCGTGATGGCACCGTTGACGCGGATGCGTGCGGTTGAAGCACGTACGCCGAATGAAATCATGCTAAAACACTACGTGCAGCGCGCCAGCGCAGGACTAATCGTGACTGAAGCCACGTCAATTTCACCGCAGGGCGTGGGCTACCCTCATACGCCGGGCATCTGGAGCGAGGAGCAGGTTGCTGGCTGGCGTCAAATCACCGATGCGGTGCATCAGGCTGGCGGCAAGATTATCATCCAGCTATGGCATGTAGGCCGGGTTTCCGATCCGATTCACCTTAACGGCGAATTGCCGGTAGCGCCTTCGGCCATTGCACCTGAGGGCCACGTTACGCTGGTTCGTCCGCAGCGTCCTTACGTTACGCCGCGCGCGCTGGAAACCAGTGAGATCGCCGGTATTGTGGAAGATTTTCGCCGGGCTGCAGAAAACGCCAAACGGGCGGGCTTTGACGGTATCGATATTCACGCTGCCAACGGCTACCTGATCGATCAGTTCCTGCATGATGGCTCCAACCAGCGTACTGACCAGTATGGCGGCCCGATTGAAAACCGCACCCGTTTCCTGCTGGAAGTGGTCGATGCGGTTCTGCAGGTCTGGCCCGCCGATCGCGTTGGCGTGCATTTAAACCTGATGTCTAATGCCTATTCCATGTCAGATTCCAGTCCGCGCGCGCTGTTTAGCTATGTCGCAGAACAGCTTGATGCCCGCAAGCTGGCCTTTATTTTTGCCCGTGAAGCGTTAACGCAGGCGGAGCCTATTGGACCGCTGGTGCGCGAGAAGTTTAGCGGCGCATTTATTGCGAACGAGGGAATTACGCGTGAAGAGGCGGAAAAGCTGATTGCTGAAGGGGGCGCTGATGCCGTGAGCTTTGGCAAACTGTTTATCGCGAATCCGGATTTGGTGGCGCGCTTTGCGCATCAGGCACCGTTAAACGCGCTGGATAGTGACAACCTCTATCGGATGGAGCCGCCATACGAGCGCGGCTACACCGATTATCCTTTCCTCGCGGATTAA
- a CDS encoding PadR family transcriptional regulator, whose protein sequence is MKDKSGSAFFAHKKRKERLLDATEVRLLILRILETRPAHGYEIIKAIEELSRGEYAPSPSLIYPNLTLLEEMGYVTAKMEDNNKKNHWITAEGKDFLEQQQAQLESVIDRMQSLAVLANNRSLPEVQRAIHNMRTALNTRLSEENISQQSLYAIIDVLDEAAKKIERS, encoded by the coding sequence ATGAAAGATAAAAGCGGTTCTGCTTTTTTTGCCCATAAAAAACGTAAAGAGCGGCTACTGGACGCAACGGAAGTGCGCCTGCTTATTCTGCGTATTCTGGAGACGCGGCCGGCGCACGGCTATGAGATTATTAAGGCGATAGAAGAGCTGTCACGCGGCGAGTATGCGCCCAGTCCCAGCCTGATTTATCCCAATCTGACGCTGCTGGAAGAGATGGGCTACGTTACCGCGAAGATGGAAGATAACAACAAGAAGAACCACTGGATTACTGCTGAAGGCAAAGATTTTCTGGAGCAGCAGCAGGCTCAGCTGGAGAGCGTGATTGACCGCATGCAGTCGCTGGCGGTGCTGGCCAATAACCGCAGCCTGCCGGAAGTACAGCGTGCCATTCATAATATGCGCACCGCATTAAACACGCGTCTGTCCGAGGAGAATATTTCACAGCAGTCGCTGTATGCCATTATTGATGTGCTGGATGAGGCCGCAAAAAAGATCGAGCGCAGTTAG
- a CDS encoding sugar porter family MFS transporter, giving the protein MTGSTMTDYSSQPSSVEVTETKDTIRQRIFLVVLVATMGALAFGYDTGIISGSLPFMSAAPSQGGLGLNSFTEGLVASSLIFGAALGSFLSGFMSDRFGRRMTLRSLALLFIAGALGTAVAPSVPVMVAMRFVLGIAVGGGSATVPVFIAEIAGPKRRAPLVSRNELMIVSGQLLAYVVSTIMSYTLHDPYIWRYMLALAMVPGILLFIGTFFVPASPHWLVAEGRFTEALKVLKKLRETPREIRKEMAEMRKQEKLARKGPSVKELLRERWVIRLLLTGCGLGFVAQFTGVNAFMYYTPIILKTTGMGTNASIAATIGNGVVSVLATLVGIWAVSRFSRRHMLMTGLTIVILTQVALGLTLTLLPQNLMQSYLALGCILVFLFFMQMCISPVYWLLMSELFPMKIRGALAGTAVSFQWICNATVAFAFPLLLNLIGNQTFFLFVLLNIGSFIFVYFLLPETRGKSLEEIENMMRSKYGEV; this is encoded by the coding sequence ATAACAGGGAGCACTATGACTGACTATTCATCTCAGCCGTCATCCGTAGAGGTGACGGAAACCAAAGACACTATCAGGCAACGCATTTTTCTCGTGGTGCTGGTCGCGACAATGGGGGCGCTCGCCTTCGGTTACGATACCGGGATTATTTCCGGTTCCTTACCTTTTATGTCCGCTGCGCCATCGCAGGGTGGGCTGGGACTGAACTCTTTTACCGAGGGGCTGGTAGCGTCGTCGCTGATTTTTGGCGCGGCGCTGGGATCGTTCCTTAGCGGCTTTATGTCGGACCGCTTTGGTCGTCGCATGACGCTGCGCAGCCTGGCGCTGTTGTTTATCGCCGGGGCGCTGGGCACCGCCGTTGCGCCGTCGGTGCCGGTTATGGTGGCGATGCGCTTTGTACTGGGGATTGCTGTCGGCGGCGGCTCGGCCACCGTACCGGTGTTTATTGCCGAGATCGCCGGGCCTAAACGCCGCGCGCCGCTGGTGAGCCGCAACGAATTGATGATCGTCAGCGGTCAGCTGCTGGCCTATGTCGTGAGCACCATCATGAGCTATACATTGCACGATCCGTATATCTGGCGCTATATGCTGGCGCTGGCGATGGTGCCGGGCATTTTGCTGTTTATCGGCACCTTCTTTGTGCCCGCCTCACCGCACTGGCTGGTAGCGGAAGGCCGTTTCACCGAAGCGCTGAAAGTGCTTAAGAAGCTCAGGGAGACGCCGCGCGAGATTCGCAAAGAGATGGCGGAGATGCGTAAGCAGGAGAAGCTGGCGCGTAAAGGACCCTCGGTAAAAGAGCTGCTCAGAGAGCGCTGGGTGATCCGCCTGCTGCTGACCGGCTGCGGTCTGGGCTTTGTGGCGCAGTTTACCGGCGTAAACGCCTTTATGTATTACACGCCGATTATCCTGAAGACCACTGGCATGGGCACCAACGCTTCCATCGCCGCCACCATCGGTAATGGTGTTGTATCGGTACTGGCGACGCTGGTGGGCATCTGGGCGGTGAGCCGCTTCAGCCGTCGCCACATGCTGATGACCGGCCTGACCATCGTGATCCTGACACAGGTGGCGCTGGGCCTGACGCTGACTTTGCTGCCGCAGAATCTGATGCAAAGTTATCTGGCGCTGGGGTGCATTCTGGTGTTCCTGTTTTTTATGCAGATGTGCATTTCGCCGGTTTACTGGCTGCTGATGTCGGAGCTGTTCCCGATGAAGATTCGCGGCGCGCTGGCCGGTACCGCCGTCTCGTTTCAGTGGATCTGTAATGCCACCGTGGCGTTTGCTTTCCCGTTGCTGCTGAACCTGATCGGCAATCAGACCTTCTTCCTGTTTGTGCTGCTGAATATCGGTTCCTTTATTTTCGTTTACTTCCTGCTGCCGGAGACGCGCGGCAAGAGTCTGGAGGAGATCGAGAATATGATGCGTAGCAAATACGGTGAAGTTTAA